The Lachnospiraceae bacterium KM106-2 nucleotide sequence CATGATAGATTAACTGAAAATTGATTCGATTCCAATTTTCCTTCGGAAGCACTTTCATTAATTCCTTCTCTACGGTAACTGGATTATTGCCTTTAGCCCATCCCAATCGTTTTGCAATACGAAGGACATGAGTATCTACCGTAACTCCCGGAATATCAAAAGCATCTGCCAGATATAGTGTTGCTGACTTTCTTCCAACGCCGGCAAGTGTGATCAACTCTTCAATGGTATCCGGAACCTCTCCATGAAACTCATTGATGATCTGCTCACAACAGCGTTTCATATTCTTAGCCTTACTCTTATACAAACCAACCGACTTAATATATGATTCGATTTCATCTATATCCGCTTCCGCCATTTTATCAATTGTATCAAAACGTTTCCAAAGACCTGGCAGCGCATCATAGACCTGCTTATCTGTACTCTGTGCGCTTAGCATGATAGCAAGTAAAAGCTGCCAGTTTGCAAAATGCAAAAATCCTTCTTTACTCGTTCCATACTCTTCATCCAATACTGCTAAAACTTCTTTTACTGCTTTTTTTGTCATCGCGTACTCCTACTGAACCTATATTAAAATTCCATCTAAATGATCCATTTCATGCTGAATAACTTGTGCCACAAAACCATTGAAACTCTGTTTTTTCTTTCTAAAATTTCGATCTCTATATTCAACCTCGATCGTAGAATATCTTGTTGTCTTCTTTGTGCCATCATGGGACAGACATGCTTCCTCTGTCTCATAACTTGCCATACTTCTCCTTGTCACCACAGGGTTCACGAGTGGAATAAACTGTTTTCTTACCTTCACAACAATAATACGAACGTTTTCTCCAATTTGATTCGAACCAAGCCCAACGCAGATGTCCTCATTTGCTTTAGCTGTATCGATCATATCATCAATGATCCATAAATCTTCTTTTGTTGCCTCTGCTGCCTTTAGACTTAGTTTCTCATGATCTCTTACAATTTCTCTTACCATTTATCTTAATCTCTTTTCTTTCAATCTCATTTATGGCTATATTATATTGGGTATTATCTTATAATGCAACTTCATCCCTTCATCCACCATATATTCTCAATTAAATCTATGATCAGGAACGATTCTTATAATAAAACACTGCTAGCTGAGTACGATCTCTTAACTCTAGTTTATTTAAGATCTCACTCAGATAGTTTCTCACCGTACCTTCACTTAGATATAATTCCTCTGCAATTTCTTTATTACTTTCCCCTTCTGCTACTAGTTTAATAATAGACATTTCCTTCTCTGTAATATCATAAGAGATATAATCGAATTCTCTCTTTTCTCCCATCAATGTAGGAAGTTTGGTCATGATCTCATCGCCAAACACTGTCTGACCACTCTCTACCGCTTTAAGAGCTGGAAGAATACTCTCATAGTCTTGCTTTAGTAAATATCCTTTCACCCCGATTTGAAGCGCTTTTACGATATATTCATCATCTGAAAAAGTAGTTAGAAATAATATCTTTGCTTTTTCATCATTTTTTAATATCTGTTTTGCTGCCTCAATGCCGTCGATTCCCTTCATCTGAATGTCGATCAACACAATGTCCGGATGATATTTCTGATACAGTTTAACTGCCTCTTCCCCGTCATAACCAGTACCCACCACGGTTACTTCCTTACTCATTTCTAATATCACCTTTAGTGAAGCACTGACCAAATGATCATCATCAATGATTATTATCTTCATCCTTTTCTCTCCTATCATTTGGGAATCGAAACGAAAATTCGATATCCCTGATCTCTTTCTATTGAAATTGTCCCGCGTAATTTTTCAATCCGCTCTTTCATATTTGTCGTACCCATACCATCACCGGACACATGGAATTCTTTCGTACCATTATCTTGGATCAGCAGCTGAAAGATTCCCGGATGTTCTCTCATGATAATGTGCACCTTGGTTGCATTACTGTGCTTTGCAACATTAACCAGTGCCTCTTTTACAATGGCGATCATACTATATTTGATTTCCTTTGGTACCTCTTTTGACATATCATAATCTAAATTTATCTCACAGAAGGTAAATTCTTCGATAATTTTAAGAACCGCCATCTTTAGATCGATCGACTCATCATGAAGATCATGAACGCTCTCTCTCATCCCATTCATGGCATGATCTAAGTTAGCTTTCAGATTGCTTAATCCTTCTTTCATCTTATCATCCTGATTTACCGCAAGCAGAGCGCCCAGCAAAAGGATGGAACCAGTCAGCATATGGCCAACATTATCATGAATTTCTCTTGCGATTCGATTTCGCTCTAACAGAGTAGCAACATAGATTTCATTATCCTGTTTTGCTAACAGCTCCCTGTTCCTCTGCTTTAATGCCTCATTATACTCCACACTGGTATCTCGAAGCTTTTTATAGGCTTCTTCCAATTGAAGAACCTTTGTTGTTCTTTGCTCCAACAAATAACTCAGGCATAGAAGCGGCAGATAGATCACTAGCT carries:
- a CDS encoding sensor histidine kinase, whose amino-acid sequence is MSERIQDQCMLFTAAIVIAASSRVVDQTLVVTWLVALTVDALLLVTTKVHAKLTLMILYILACVVQPEFFIWLPVILYWAFEIDGVPIYIMTGMAVIISYENITQNLTTQKLVIYLPLLCLSYLLEQRTTKVLQLEEAYKKLRDTSVEYNEALKQRNRELLAKQDNEIYVATLLERNRIAREIHDNVGHMLTGSILLLGALLAVNQDDKMKEGLSNLKANLDHAMNGMRESVHDLHDESIDLKMAVLKIIEEFTFCEINLDYDMSKEVPKEIKYSMIAIVKEALVNVAKHSNATKVHIIMREHPGIFQLLIQDNGTKEFHVSGDGMGTTNMKERIEKLRGTISIERDQGYRIFVSIPK
- a CDS encoding two-component response regulator, with product MSKEVTVVGTGYDGEEAVKLYQKYHPDIVLIDIQMKGIDGIEAAKQILKNDEKAKILFLTTFSDDEYIVKALQIGVKGYLLKQDYESILPALKAVESGQTVFGDEIMTKLPTLMGEKREFDYISYDITEKEMSIIKLVAEGESNKEIAEELYLSEGTVRNYLSEILNKLELRDRTQLAVFYYKNRS
- a CDS encoding endonuclease III encodes the protein MTKKAVKEVLAVLDEEYGTSKEGFLHFANWQLLLAIMLSAQSTDKQVYDALPGLWKRFDTIDKMAEADIDEIESYIKSVGLYKSKAKNMKRCCEQIINEFHGEVPDTIEELITLAGVGRKSATLYLADAFDIPGVTVDTHVLRIAKRLGWAKGNNPVTVEKELMKVLPKENWNRINFQLIYHGRAVCSARKCHCEECKLEQWCKKADVPKEKKKA
- a CDS encoding peptide deformylase, giving the protein MVREIVRDHEKLSLKAAEATKEDLWIIDDMIDTAKANEDICVGLGSNQIGENVRIIVVKVRKQFIPLVNPVVTRRSMASYETEEACLSHDGTKKTTRYSTIEVEYRDRNFRKKKQSFNGFVAQVIQHEMDHLDGILI